A window from Solanum stenotomum isolate F172 chromosome 5, ASM1918654v1, whole genome shotgun sequence encodes these proteins:
- the LOC125863991 gene encoding uncharacterized protein LOC125863991 yields the protein MDKSCMRCTDRSSDVYLKGVESFLQFAFKQSELEDEIPCPCKKCNNVFHKSRDEVKEHLIIFGMVQGYTRWLYHGEFAPKKQNVNQEEKGKKPGVPSQKKRKERGDDMFEMIYDVVGPEITNDSSGVKYKHGDASESTSTFSKLLEDAAQQLYPGCETFSKLSLIVELFQIKCLYGLSGKAVDSILKLFKRALPSGETLPESFYEAKQVIKNLGLHYEKIHACENDCMLFWKHNAKAESCLICGESRWKSVEGQKTNGETQGKIGKKVPRKVLRYFPLKPRLQRLFTSLEIASDMT from the coding sequence ATGGACAAGTCTTGTATGCGTTGTACTGACAGATCGAGCGACGTTTACTTAAAAGGAGTTGAGAGTTTTCTTCAATTTGCATTTAAGCAATCAGAACTAGAGGATGAAATTCCTTGTCCTTGTAAGAAATGCAATAACGTTTTCCACAAGTCTAGAGATGAGGTCAAAGAGCATCTAATAATTTTTGGGATGGTTCAAGGATACACACGTTGGCTTTATCATGGAGAATTTGCACCTAAAAAGCAAAATGTTAATCAAgaggaaaaaggaaagaaaccaGGTGTTCcttctcaaaagaaaagaaaagagcgAGGTGATGATATGTTTGAAATGATATATGATGTTGTTGGTCCTGAAATCACAAATGATTCTAGTGGGGTTAAGTATAAACATGGTGATGCTTCAGAATCTACTTCCACATTTTCCAAATTATTGGAGGATGCTGCACAACAACTTTATCCTGGTTGTGAGACATTCTCCAAGTTATCACTAATTGTGGAACTTTTCCAAATCAAGTGTCTTTATGGGTTGAGTGGTAAAGCAGTTGATAGCATACTAAAGTTATTTAAACGAGCACTTCCTTCTGGTGAAACTTTACCAGAGTCATTTTATGAAGCAAAACAAGTGATTAAAAATTTAGGTCTTCATTATGAAAAGATACATGCTTGTGAGAATGATTGTATGTTATTTTGGAAACATAATGCGAAAGCTGAATCCTGCTTGATTTGTGGGGAGTCTAGGTGGAAATCAGTTGAAGGTCAAAAAACTAATGGGGAAACTCAAGGAAAAATTGGGAAAAAAGTTCCTCGAAAAGTGTTACGTTACTTTCCCTTGAAACCAAGATTGCAAAGGTTATTTACATCACTAGAAATAGCTTCAGACATGACATGA